The following are encoded together in the Zingiber officinale cultivar Zhangliang chromosome 8A, Zo_v1.1, whole genome shotgun sequence genome:
- the LOC122010289 gene encoding polyadenylate-binding protein RBP47-like, producing MQLAAGVDPRRTPSLTPHPWSAVRYPAPAVVMQHPMMPSIQPSYGHPFVPYRQPPTPPPPPPTSKSIRQQQGGEQAAEDEKRTIWVGDLQFWMDENYLHSCFVHTGEVVSIKVIRNKQTGQSEGYGFVEFHSRVTAEKLLQGSSSRLMPNTDQPFRLNWASFSTGDKHSDLASGHSIFVGDLACDVTDAFLQEIFANKYSSVKGAKVVVDANTGRSKGYGFVRFGDENDRKLAIAEMNGVYCSTRPMRIGVATPRKFSGGFGTSGASVALAQSDVDSTNTTVFVGGLDPDVSEDDLKEAFSQYGEITSVKIPVGKQCGFVLFVHRSNAEEALQHLNGTVIGKQKVRLSWGRHPAKKQSRAERGRQWNGVYYVGQVYDGYSLPHYPGMYAFAYGAYPFYGNQQQVN from the exons ATGCAACTGGCCGCCGGAGTAGATCCGCGGCGTACTCCGTCTCTGACTCCCCATCCCTGGTCGGCGGTCAGGTACCCGGCGCCGGCCGTGGTGATGCAACACCCGATGATGCCGTCGATACAGCCGTCCTACGGGCACCCGTTCGTGCCCTACCGCCAACCCCccacgcctcctcctcctccgcccaCGTCGAAATCGATCCGCCAGCAGCAGGGCGGGGAGCAAGCGGCAGAGGATGAGAAGAGGACCATCTGGGTGGGGGACCTCCAGTTTTGGATGGATGAAAATTACCTCCATAGCTGTTTCGTGCATACCGGCGAG GTTGTTTCAATAAAAGTTATTCGTAATAAACAGACAGGACAATCAGAAGGTTATGGTTTTGTTGAGTTTCATTCACGTGTGACAGCTGAAAAATTACTTCAGGGAAGCAGTAGTCGTCTAATGCCAAATACAGATCAGCCTTTTAGGTTAAATTGGGCGTCATTTAGTACGGGTGACAAACATTCAGATCTGGCTTCTGGTCATTCAATTTTTGTAGGCGATTTAGCTTGTGACGTCACTGATGCATTTTTGCAAGAAATATTTGCTAATAAATATTCCTCCGTAAAGGGTGCAAAAGTAGTTGTGGATGCAAACACTGGCCGTTCAAAAGGTTATGGTTTTGTAAGGTTTGGAGATGAGAATGACAGAAAACTTGCCATCGCAGAGATGAATGGTGTTTACTGTTCTACCAGGCCTATGCGCATTGGTGTTGCTACACCTAGAAAGTTCTCTG GTGGTTTTGGAACAAGTGGTGCATCTGTAGCTCTCGCCCAATCAGATGTAGATTCAACTAATACAACA GTATTTGTTGGTGGACTTGATCCTGATGTCAGTGAAGATGATCTGAAGGAAGCCTTTTCCCAGTACGGTGAAATCACCTCAGTCAAAATTCCCGTTGGAAAGCAATGTGGTTTCGTCCTGTTTGTTCATAG AAGTAATGCTGAAGAAGCTCTGCAACACTTGAATGGCACTGTCATTGGCAAGCAGAAGGTTCGGCTTTCCTGGGGTCGTCATCCTGCCAAAAAACAG TCGAGAGCTGAACGTGGCAGACAATGGAATGGTGTTTACTATGTCGGGCAGGTATATGATGGGTATAGTTTACCTCACTATCCTGGCATGTATGCATTTGCCTATGGGGCTTATCCTTTTTACGGCAACCAACAACAAGTgaattag